Proteins from a single region of Synchiropus splendidus isolate RoL2022-P1 chromosome 3, RoL_Sspl_1.0, whole genome shotgun sequence:
- the si:dkey-172j4.3 gene encoding diacylglycerol kinase delta isoform X6: MLCAESRKEMEDWISALKSVQKWEIYEASQFNMEHFSGMHNWYACSHARPTFCNVCREALPGVTSHGLSCEVCKFKAHKRCAVRSTNNCKWTTLASIGNDIIEDEDGVSMPHQWLEGNLPVSAKCVVCDKNCGSVRRLQDWRCLWCKAIVHSSCKEQMGKVCPLGQCRVSIIPPTALNSIDSDGFWKATSASCSSPLLVLVNSKSGDNQGVKFLRKFKQLLNPAQVFDLMNGGPELGLRLFQKFVTFRILVCGGDGSVGWVLSELDKLNLHKQCQLGVLPLGTGNDLARVLGWGGLCDDDAQLLQILEKLERATTKMLDRWSVMTYEVPTSKHAQIVKEDDSLDSPLQVHITQYADSVASHLAKILDSDKHSDVISSAKFLCGTVNDFVAEVGKAYERATENKEEADAMAKKCALLNEKLDSLVKALSEEAEAQVVPAGSVPTQEGGSSTPTESGSESGSETKSYRSKEQLMLRANSLKKALRQIIEQAEKVVDEQNLHTQVQRMSSFTSIKRESSEELKDCELRHGSSSPLSPIVLEKAESIHTVTFNEDSVQCSEKCVMNNYFGIGLDAKISLEFNNKRDEHPKKCSSRTKNFMWYGVLGTKELVQKTYKNLEQRVQLECDGVPMSLPSLQGLAVLNIPSYAGGINFWGGTKEDNNFGAPSFDDKKLEVVAVFGSMQMAMSRVINLQHHRIAQCRQVKITILGEEGVPVQVDGEAWIQPPGIVKIVHKNRAQMLTRDRAFESTLKSWEDKRKIDNYRSTRPRLNSQQSMEYLTEEECAQVQQLGIVADTLINRIREVAKTHNLVEQELAHAVNATALVLSEAKLSTPECLSRSTAVEIVNSSKVLQAETRMLLDGKLLSECPEEDELHSTLSSLSAELHKLDDIHWICPLMQCSDEDSGRGTGRSNVKLKIIPKVKKEREKLHKQKSNSSLSGSLDVRGSAAEADSSGN; encoded by the exons TGTGCAAGTTTAAAGCTCACAAGCGTTGTGCTGTGCGCTCGACCAACAACTGCAAATGGACTACTCTGGCCTCCATTGGAAACGACATCATCGAGGATGAGGATGGA GTGTCGATGCCCCACCAGTGGCTGGAAGGGAACCTGCCAGTCAGTGCCAAATGTGTGGTGTGTGACAAGAATTGTGGTAGCGTGCGGCGACTGCAGGACTGGCGCTGCCTCTGGTGCAAAGCCATT gTCCACAGCAGCTGTAAAGAACAAATGGGGAAGGTTTGTCCTTTGGGTCAATGTAGAGTGTCAATCATCCCTCCCACAGCACTTAACAGCATTGATTCTGATG gattctGGAAAGCCACCTCCGCCTCCTGCTCCAGTCCCCTCCTTGTCCTTGTCAACTCTAAAAGCGGGGACAACCAAGGAGTCAAGTTCCTGCGCAAGTTCAAGCAGCTTCTGAACCCTGCTCAAGTTTTTGATCTGATGAATGGAGGACCTGAGCTCGG TCTTCGCCTTTTCCAAAAGTTTGTCACGTTCCGTATCCTGGTGTGTGGAGGAGATGGCAGCGTGGGCTGGGTGCTCTCCGAGCTGGATAAACTCAACCTACACAaacag TGCCAGTTGGGAGTTCTGCCTCTGGGCACGGGCAATGACCTGGCCCGTGTTTTGGGGTGGGGAGGCCTCTGTGACGATGACGCTCAGCTGCTACAAATCTTGGAAAAGCTTGAACGGGCCACCACTAAGATGTTAGACCG ATGGAGCGTGATGACATATGAAGTACCCACGAGCAAACATGCACAGATAGTGAAAGAAGACGACAGCCTGGATTCTCCACTGCAG GTGCACATCACTCAGTATGCAGACTCAGTGGCCTCCCACCTTGCAAAGATCCTGGACTCTGACAAACACAGCGACGTCATATCATCTGCCAA GTTTCTGTGTGGGACGGTGAATGATTTTGTGGCGGAGGTGGGGAAAGCCTACGAGAGAGCCACGGAGAACAAGGAGGAGGCTGACGCCATGGCCAAAAAA tGTGCTTTGTTGAATGAGAAGCTGGATTCTCTGGTCAAGGCCTTGAGTGAGGAAGCAGAAGCTCAG GTGGTACCAGCTGGTTCTGTGCCCACTCAGGAGGGTGGCAGCTCGACTCCCACAGAGAGCGGCAGTGAGTCTGGTTCTGAGACTAAAAGCTACAGGTCAAAGGAGCAGCTGATGCTTCGTGCCAACAGCCTGAAGAAAGCTCTGAGGCAGATTATTGAGCAGGCAGAGAAAG TGGTGGACGAGCAGAACCTTCATACGCAGGTCCAGAGGATGTCGTCCTTTACATCCATCAAAAGGGAGAGCAGCGAGGAGCTGAAGGATTGTGAGCTGC GTCATGGCAGCTCGAGTCCACTGTCCCCCATTGTACTGGAGAAAGCAGAGAGCATCCACACTGTCACCTTTAATGAAGACTCAGT ACAATGCTCAGAGAAGTGTGTCATGAACAACTATTTCGGCATTGGACTGGATGCCAAAATATCACTGGAGTTTAACAACAAAAGAGACGAGCACCCGAAGAAATGCAG CAGTCGCACCAAAAACTTTATGTGGTATGGAGTTCTGGGCACCAAAGAGCTGGTGCAGAAGACCTACAAGAATCTGGAGCAGCGTGTTCAACTGGAG TGTGATGGGGTCCCCATGTCACTGCCGAGTCTCCAAGGTCTGGCAGTGCTCAACATTCCCAGCTATGCAGGTGGAATCAATTTCTGGGGAGGAACTAAAGAAGACAAC AACTTTGGGGCTCCGTCTTTTGATGACAAGAAGCTGGAGGTGGTCGCAGTGTTTGGCAGCATGCAGATGGCCATGTCCCGCGTCATCAACCTGCAGCACCATCGCATTGCACAG TGCCGGCAGGTGAAGATTACCATCCTGGGTGAGGAGGGAGTTCCAGTCCAGGTTGACGGAGAAGCCTGGATCCAGCCGCCGGGCATCGTCAAGATTGTGCACAAGAACAGAGCGCAGATGCTCACCAGAGACAGG GCGTTCGAGAGCACTCTCAAGTCGTGGGAGGACAAGCGGAAGATTGACAACTACCGCTCCACCAGGCCCCGCCTCAACTCCCAGCAGTCTATGGAGTACCTGACGGAGGAGGAGTGCGCTCAGGTGCAGCAGCTCGGCATCGTGGCTGACACACTCATCAACAG GATTCGGGAAGTGGCCAAGACTCACAACCTGGTGGAACAAGAACTGGCTCACGCCGTCAACGCCACAGCCCTGGTGCTGTCGGAGGCCAAACTGTCCACTCCAGAG TGTCTGAGTCGCAGCACAGCTGTGGAGATCGTCAACAGTAGTAAAGTTCTGCAGGCAGAGACCCGCATGCTCCTGGATGGGAAACTGTTG TCGGAGTGTCCAGAGGAAGATGAACTTCACTCGACTCTGAGCAGCCTCAGTGCTGAGCTTCACAAGCTGGACGACATCCACTGGATCTGCCCCCTCATGCAGTGCTCGGatgag GACTCGGGTCGAGGCACCGGCAGGAGCAACGTGAAGCTGAAGATCATCCCCAAAGTGAAGAAGGAGCGAGAGAAGCTCCACAAGCAGAAGTCCAACAGCTCTCTCTCAG GATCGCTTGACGTCAGGGGTTCTGCTGCTGAGGCCGACTCATCGGGCAACTGA
- the zgc:92429 gene encoding cysteine and histidine-rich domain-containing protein 1: MTLVCYNKGCGEKFSDDQNREDSCVFHPGFPIFHDALKGWSCCKKRTTDFSEFLSIKGCTRGRHSNEKPKEPMLPEVTSQKGDIKPTNGHEIIYQGPKSAEKLQKERPSRDVPKTKLPHKVSASLAQALAKLDLNIKAQIQAKESQTVIQGTRCKNSGCKTTYQGPETDLEVCTHHPGGPVFHEGYKYWSCCCIKTIDFNAFLDQKGCTAGKHRWIPKQDKKKVACRHDWHQTGNNVYVTIYAKNASPEFSSIEANGTVLSCQIQFENDKIFKKEYHLWGVIDVQQSSVNMVPTKVEVCLRKADLVSWGKLEDPNYKAELEPVEDTQADSVGRQQNPDWDIADDDISDSDEEWAYDTPENKAQLKSRKQKKEEEEKEENKRRKEVEEEMKRAMEAKRRAEEEREALKRQEEEEGFEDMPDLE, encoded by the exons ATGACGCTGGTGTGCTACAACAAAGGCTGCGGGGAGAAGTTCAGCGATGACCAGAACAGAGAAG ATTCCTGCGTCTTCCATCCAGGATTTCCAATCTTCCATGATGCCTTAAAG GGCTGGTCGTGTTGCAAGAAGAGGACCACGGATTTCTCAGAGTTCCTCTCCATCAAG GGCTGCACGCGTGGTCGCCATAGCAACGAGAAGCCCAAGGAGCCTATGCTGCCTGAGGTGACGTCGCAGAAAGGAGACATCAAACCTACGAACGGACACGAGATCATCTACCAGGGACCCAAATCTGCCGAGAAGCTGCAGAAAGAGAGACCCAG CCGCGACGTGCCGAAGACCAAACTGCCTCACAAAGTTTCTGCATCTCTGGCTCAGGCTCTGGCTAAGCTGGACCTCAACATCAAGGCCCAGATCCAGGCCAAAG AGAGCCAAACTGTGATTCAGGGGACAAGATGCAAGAACTCAGGGTGTAAAACA acttACCAAGGCCCAGAAACAGATCTCGAGGTTTGCACCCATCACCCTGGAGGTCCTGTTTTCCACGAGGG CTACAAatactggagctgctgctgcatcaagACCATCGACTTCAATGCTTTCCTGGACCAGAAGGGCTGCACGGCAGGGAAACACCGCTGGATCCCCAAACAG GACAAGAAGAAGGTGGCGTGTCGACACGACTGGCATCAGACTGGAAACAACGTTTACGTCACAATCTACGCCAAAAACGCCTCGCCGGAGTTCAGCAGCATCGAGGCCAACGGCACGGTG CTCTCCTGTCAGATCCAGTTTGAGAACGATAAGATCTTCAAGAAGGAGTACCACCTCTGGGGG GTGATCGACGTCCAGCAGAGCTCGGTCAACATGGTCCCCACCAAAGTGGAGGTCTGCCTCCGCAAGGCCGACCTGGTGTCCTGGGGCAAACTGGAGGATCCAAACTACAAAGCAGAGCTGGAGCCGGTGGAGGACACTCAGGCCGACAGCGTTGGCAGGCAGCAGAACCCTGACTGGGACATAGCTGACGACGACATCAGCGACTCAGACGAAGAGTGGGCTTATGACACACCTGAGAACAAGGCTCAGCTGAAGAGCAGAaagcagaagaaggaagaggaggagaaagaggagaacaagaggaggaaggaggtggaggaggagatgaagagagcgatggaggcgaagaggagggcggaggaggagagggaggcgcTCAAgcggcaggaggaagaggaagggttTGAAGACATGCCTGACCTGGAGTAG